Proteins from one Malaya genurostris strain Urasoe2022 chromosome 2, Malgen_1.1, whole genome shotgun sequence genomic window:
- the LOC131430133 gene encoding uncharacterized protein LOC131430133, which translates to MAVLQSIILASVLLLIFVVQRGDAIKCFVCNSAEDSQCSYDIPPADMQTDCDTYKDGNKYTFCRKIVQSIEFSVNNLPPDTRVIRGCGWDESSYKGKCYQRSGFGGRQEVCACFEDNCNSASSLHATIGLLLAAAIAFLVRA; encoded by the exons ATGGCTGTGCTGCAATCGATAATCCTGGCCAGCGTCCTGCTGCTGATATTTGTTGTGCAACGAG GTGATGCGATCAAGTGCTTCGTGTGCAATAGTGCAGAGGATTCTCAGTGCTCGTACGACATCCCACCGGCGGACATGCAGACAGACTGTGACACCTACAAGGATGGCAACAAGTATACCTTCTGCCGGAAGATTGTCCAGTCGATCGAATTTTCGGTCAACAATC TTCCTCCGGACACCAGAGTTATCCGTGGCTGTGGATGGGATGAATCTTCCTACAAG GGAAAATGTTATCAGCGTTCTGGTTTTGGTGGCCGTCAGGAGGTCTGCGCCTGCTTCGAGGACAACTGCAACAGTGCATCATCGCTGCATGCCACCATCGGACTGTTGCTCGCTGCTGCCATCGCCTTCCTAGTTCGTGCTTAA